One genomic region from Bradyrhizobium icense encodes:
- a CDS encoding DUF58 domain-containing protein, with amino-acid sequence MAAETSHETREILAIRRADGESRTLAASLPRLVLEARRIAANVIHGLHGRRRAGAGESFWQYRRFVSGEPSQNVDWRRSARDDHLYVREQEWEAAHTIWLWPDRSPSMAFASKGARDSKLERGLIVTFALAELLVSGGERVGIPGLMNPTASRNVIDKMAQAMLHDDAVRASLPPSFVPSALAEIVVLSDFWSPMSEIRTMLAGLSASGAHGTLIQVVDPAEETFPYAGRVEFVEPEGFGVITAGRAESWASDYVARVALHRDEIRSETNKLDWLFSTHTTSRSAAELLLFLHSGMMAAKGSVRGSTVKAGRSA; translated from the coding sequence ATGGCCGCAGAGACCAGCCACGAGACCAGGGAGATCCTAGCAATCCGACGTGCCGATGGCGAAAGCCGAACGCTCGCCGCATCGCTGCCCCGTCTCGTGCTCGAAGCCCGCCGCATCGCCGCCAACGTCATCCATGGCCTGCACGGCAGGCGCCGCGCCGGCGCCGGCGAGAGCTTTTGGCAATACCGCCGCTTCGTCTCCGGGGAGCCGTCGCAGAATGTCGACTGGCGGCGCTCGGCGCGCGACGATCATCTCTATGTCCGCGAGCAGGAATGGGAGGCTGCGCATACGATCTGGCTGTGGCCCGACCGTTCGCCGTCGATGGCATTTGCTTCCAAGGGTGCCCGCGACAGCAAGCTGGAGCGCGGCCTGATCGTTACATTTGCGCTCGCCGAACTGCTGGTTTCGGGTGGCGAACGCGTCGGCATTCCCGGCCTGATGAACCCGACCGCCAGCCGCAACGTCATCGACAAGATGGCGCAGGCGATGCTGCATGACGATGCGGTGCGCGCGAGCCTGCCGCCATCCTTTGTGCCGTCGGCGCTGGCGGAAATTGTCGTGCTGTCCGACTTCTGGTCGCCGATGAGCGAAATCAGGACGATGCTTGCAGGGCTTTCGGCCTCCGGCGCGCATGGCACGCTGATCCAGGTCGTCGATCCCGCCGAAGAAACCTTTCCCTATGCCGGCCGGGTCGAGTTCGTCGAGCCGGAGGGTTTTGGCGTCATCACCGCCGGCCGCGCCGAGAGCTGGGCGAGCGACTACGTCGCGCGCGTCGCGCTGCATCGCGACGAGATCCGCAGCGAAACCAACAAGCTCGACTGGCTGTTCTCGACCCACACCACCAGCCGGTCCGCCGCAGAACTGCTGCTGTTCCTGCATTCCGGCATGATGGCGGCCAAGGGAAGCGTGCGCGGCTCAACCGTCAAGGCGGGGCGTAGCGCATGA
- a CDS encoding GNAT family N-acetyltransferase has translation MSELDVTILAETPKDAQAIERLHERTFGPGRFVLSAYRLREHVDHLLDLSFTARIGTLLVGSVRQLPICIGDTPALMLGPLTVEPPFRGRGVGRMLLDRSLRDAKAKGHRLVILVGDEAYYSRVGFEVIPKGRVTMPGPVDYTRLLVAELVEGAFDGVSGTIRPDWSKAR, from the coding sequence ATGAGCGAACTTGACGTCACCATCCTGGCCGAAACACCAAAGGACGCCCAGGCGATCGAACGGCTGCACGAGCGGACGTTCGGTCCCGGCCGTTTCGTACTGAGCGCCTACCGCCTGCGCGAGCATGTCGATCACCTGCTCGACCTGTCGTTCACGGCGCGGATCGGCACATTGCTGGTGGGCTCGGTGCGCCAGTTGCCAATCTGCATCGGCGACACGCCGGCCCTGATGCTCGGACCGTTGACGGTCGAGCCGCCGTTCCGCGGCCGCGGCGTCGGCCGCATGCTGCTCGATCGTTCGCTGCGGGATGCCAAGGCCAAGGGCCATCGCTTGGTCATTCTGGTCGGCGACGAAGCCTATTACAGCCGCGTCGGCTTCGAGGTCATACCGAAGGGGCGGGTGACCATGCCGGGCCCGGTCGATTACACCCGCCTGTTGGTGGCGGAACTGGTCGAGGGCGCGTTCGACGGCGTGTCCGGCACTATCCGACCGGACTGGAGCAAGGCGCGGTAG
- a CDS encoding TonB-dependent receptor, whose translation MTFKKIRAFHIGGASWLLLCAAGNGAMAQGAASPTASTQLPEITVTAPSPIVRRQPVPARTPVRVTRAAPGQNRAPAPEPQAAPVAAAPQQGVLPVVTDQFATVTVVPNEEIRRQGTAQLGDLLFSKPGITGSTFAPGAASRPIIRGLDVNRVGILENGTNAGGASDLGEDHFVPVDPLATNQVEVIRGPAAMRYGSTSIGGVVSATNNRIPDALPSCAAAPFQTYGLPAKAPLANVQSPSCVTVETRTAVNTVDRGVDGGILIDAGGGNFAFHADAYGRKASDYSVPSYPYLFDPTQPFNGRQPNSAMQAAGASIGGSYIFSGGFIGAAITQNDTLYRIPGIEPSDHQTRIDARQTKFTAKGEYRPDATAIDAIRFWAGATDYKHNEIGLADPADFSSTGVRQTFTNREQEGRVEVQMAPFNARFAAVTTAFGLQAGHQELTAPSPDDPGSPLNGLFDPNKNNRVAGYVFNELKFTDSTKAQIAGRIEHVSLSGTTPAFIPELFDINANPGDIGPPTARNLNFTPKSASIGLLQDLPGDLVASITAQYVERAPKPAELFSRGVHEATVTFDIGNPNLGIETAKSIEIGLRRATGPLRFEATAYYTKFNGFIYRRLTGNTCEDGACVSPADPAAPLELNQAIYSQRDATFRGGEFQSQLDVGPLNGGIWGIESQFDVVRATFSDGTNVPRIPPVRAGGGLFWRDANWLTRINLLHAFAQNDIAPIGETPTAGYNLLKAEVSYKTKLDPSWFGAREMLVGVVGNNLLNENIRNSVSFNKDQVLLPGIGVRAFANLKF comes from the coding sequence ATGACATTCAAGAAGATACGTGCGTTCCACATCGGTGGAGCTAGCTGGCTATTGCTATGCGCGGCAGGCAACGGCGCAATGGCGCAGGGCGCGGCGTCGCCAACCGCTTCGACGCAACTCCCCGAAATCACCGTGACGGCGCCGAGCCCAATCGTCCGACGCCAACCCGTGCCCGCACGAACGCCGGTGCGCGTCACCCGCGCCGCGCCCGGCCAGAACCGCGCGCCCGCGCCAGAGCCGCAAGCCGCGCCGGTCGCAGCCGCGCCCCAACAAGGCGTGCTGCCGGTCGTAACCGATCAATTCGCAACGGTTACCGTCGTGCCCAACGAGGAGATCCGCCGCCAAGGCACCGCCCAGCTTGGCGATCTCCTGTTCTCGAAGCCCGGCATTACCGGCTCAACCTTCGCGCCCGGTGCCGCGAGTCGGCCGATCATCCGGGGCCTCGACGTCAATCGCGTCGGCATCCTCGAGAACGGTACCAACGCTGGCGGCGCCTCCGATCTCGGCGAAGACCATTTCGTGCCGGTCGATCCACTGGCCACAAACCAGGTCGAAGTCATCCGTGGTCCGGCGGCGATGCGCTACGGATCGACATCGATCGGCGGCGTCGTCAGCGCAACCAACAATCGCATCCCGGACGCCCTGCCTTCATGCGCGGCGGCACCCTTCCAGACCTACGGGTTGCCGGCGAAGGCGCCGCTCGCAAACGTGCAATCACCTTCCTGCGTCACGGTCGAAACCCGAACGGCCGTCAATACCGTTGACCGGGGTGTCGACGGCGGCATCCTGATTGATGCCGGCGGCGGCAATTTCGCGTTCCACGCTGATGCCTATGGCCGCAAGGCCAGTGATTACAGCGTTCCGAGCTATCCGTATCTGTTTGATCCCACCCAGCCATTCAACGGTCGGCAGCCAAATTCGGCGATGCAGGCGGCCGGCGCCTCGATCGGCGGCTCCTATATTTTCTCCGGCGGCTTCATTGGCGCTGCGATTACGCAGAACGATACGCTGTACCGCATTCCCGGAATTGAACCCTCCGATCACCAGACCCGCATCGACGCGCGCCAGACCAAGTTCACAGCCAAGGGAGAATACCGGCCGGACGCAACGGCGATCGACGCGATCAGGTTCTGGGCCGGCGCGACTGATTACAAGCACAACGAGATCGGGCTTGCCGATCCCGCCGACTTCTCGTCCACCGGCGTGCGGCAGACCTTTACCAACAGGGAGCAGGAAGGGCGCGTCGAGGTGCAGATGGCGCCGTTCAACGCGCGCTTTGCCGCTGTCACGACCGCTTTCGGTCTGCAGGCCGGGCATCAGGAATTGACGGCGCCAAGCCCGGACGATCCAGGAAGCCCGCTCAATGGATTGTTTGATCCTAACAAGAATAACAGGGTTGCCGGCTACGTCTTCAACGAGCTCAAGTTCACTGACTCAACCAAGGCGCAGATCGCCGGCCGTATCGAGCATGTCAGTCTCAGCGGAACGACGCCGGCATTCATTCCGGAACTTTTCGACATCAATGCCAATCCGGGCGATATCGGCCCGCCGACGGCGCGCAATCTGAACTTCACGCCGAAGAGCGCGAGCATAGGCTTGCTTCAGGACCTTCCAGGCGATCTGGTTGCGAGCATCACCGCGCAATACGTCGAGCGCGCGCCCAAGCCGGCCGAATTGTTCTCGCGCGGGGTCCACGAAGCAACCGTCACCTTCGACATCGGCAATCCCAATCTGGGCATCGAAACGGCCAAATCGATCGAGATCGGATTACGACGAGCGACCGGGCCCTTGAGGTTCGAAGCGACGGCTTACTATACGAAGTTCAATGGCTTCATTTACCGTCGACTTACCGGCAACACCTGCGAGGATGGAGCCTGTGTCAGTCCTGCCGATCCGGCTGCCCCACTCGAGCTGAACCAGGCGATCTATTCGCAACGCGACGCCACCTTCCGCGGCGGCGAATTCCAGAGCCAGTTGGATGTCGGGCCGCTCAACGGCGGCATCTGGGGTATCGAGAGCCAGTTCGATGTCGTGCGCGCGACTTTCAGCGACGGCACCAACGTTCCGCGAATCCCGCCGGTGCGCGCGGGCGGCGGCTTGTTCTGGCGCGATGCAAACTGGCTGACGCGAATCAACCTGCTGCATGCTTTCGCCCAGAACGATATCGCGCCGATCGGGGAAACGCCGACCGCAGGTTATAATCTGCTGAAGGCGGAGGTCAGCTACAAGACCAAGCTGGACCCCAGTTGGTTCGGCGCCCGCGAAATGTTGGTCGGCGTGGTCGGCAACAACCTCTTGAACGAGAACATCCGCAATTCCGTCTCCTTCAACAAGGACCAAGTGCTGTTGCCGGGCATCGGCGTGAGGGCCTTTGCTAATCTGAAGTTTTAA
- the zigA gene encoding zinc metallochaperone GTPase ZigA — translation MRKLPVTVLSGFLGAGKTTLMNHVLNNRQGLKVAVIVNDMSEVNIYADLVRDGGANLSRTDEKLVEMTNGCICCTLRDDLLKEVRALAECGRFDYLLIESTGISEPLPVAATFDFRSEDGESLSDVASLDTMVTVVDAVNLLKNYSSTVFLADRGESLGEGDRRTLVDLLVEQIEFADVIVLNKIDAASQGERDSARMIIRSLNPEADIVETNFSNAPLERILNTGRFDFERAQQHPLWFKELYGFADHTPETEEYGVKNFVYRARRPFEPAKFHQFLKESWPGVIRAKGHFWIATRPQWLGELSQAGAIVRTEGLGFWWANVPADRWPDDPFWRLSLKKNWSEVYGDRRQEIVFIGTNMDQDAITARLDACLVAGKPGMRIAEWSGLADPFPRWRRADEAA, via the coding sequence ATGCGAAAACTCCCCGTCACCGTCTTGTCCGGCTTCCTCGGGGCTGGAAAGACAACTTTGATGAATCACGTGCTCAACAATCGCCAGGGCCTGAAGGTTGCGGTGATTGTGAACGACATGAGCGAAGTCAACATCTACGCAGACCTCGTCCGCGATGGCGGTGCGAACCTCTCGCGGACTGACGAAAAACTGGTCGAGATGACCAACGGCTGCATCTGCTGCACGCTGCGCGACGATTTGTTGAAGGAAGTGCGGGCGCTCGCCGAGTGCGGACGGTTCGACTATCTGCTGATCGAATCCACCGGAATCTCGGAGCCGCTGCCGGTCGCGGCAACCTTCGATTTCCGCTCCGAAGACGGAGAAAGCCTGTCCGACGTGGCAAGCCTCGACACGATGGTCACGGTCGTCGATGCCGTCAATCTGCTGAAGAACTATTCCTCTACCGTTTTTCTGGCGGATCGCGGCGAGTCGCTTGGTGAAGGCGACAGGCGCACGTTGGTGGATCTGCTGGTCGAGCAGATCGAATTTGCCGATGTGATCGTACTCAACAAGATCGATGCAGCGTCGCAGGGAGAACGCGACTCCGCCCGGATGATTATCCGCTCTCTCAATCCCGAGGCCGATATCGTCGAGACCAATTTCTCCAATGCGCCGCTGGAGCGCATTCTCAATACCGGCCGCTTCGATTTCGAGCGCGCGCAGCAACACCCGCTGTGGTTCAAGGAGCTTTATGGCTTTGCGGACCATACGCCCGAGACCGAAGAATACGGCGTCAAGAACTTCGTCTATCGCGCGCGACGGCCGTTCGAGCCTGCGAAGTTTCACCAGTTCCTGAAAGAAAGCTGGCCGGGCGTCATCCGCGCCAAGGGACATTTCTGGATCGCAACTCGCCCGCAATGGCTCGGCGAGTTGAGCCAGGCCGGCGCGATCGTCCGAACCGAAGGGCTCGGCTTCTGGTGGGCGAATGTGCCGGCAGATCGGTGGCCGGACGATCCGTTCTGGCGACTATCGCTCAAGAAGAACTGGAGCGAGGTGTACGGCGATCGCCGGCAGGAGATCGTCTTCATCGGCACGAATATGGATCAGGACGCGATCACGGCGCGTCTCGATGCGTGCCTTGTAGCGGGAAAGCCGGGAATGCGCATCGCGGAATGGTCCGGGCTTGCCGATCCATTCCCGAGGTGGCGACGCGCGGACGAGGCTGCGTAG
- a CDS encoding DUF2946 family protein — MPEPTPGDEASIVVNWFRKHLKHGSRLALFALAIQLALSCGHFHATATHAEPAVQSGLTDANSAIATPLAAEDAHPEAAQAQQPAGHDDDQHTANVCSVCAVLSLANNFLFITPPVLELPGAFELLYLVPGAEFAHLGSSDLAFQSRAPPAS, encoded by the coding sequence ATGCCTGAGCCGACCCCGGGGGACGAGGCGTCAATCGTCGTGAACTGGTTCCGAAAGCACCTCAAGCACGGCTCGCGGCTGGCGCTGTTTGCGCTCGCGATCCAGCTTGCGCTGTCATGCGGGCATTTTCACGCGACGGCCACGCACGCCGAACCGGCCGTTCAAAGCGGGCTGACCGACGCCAATTCTGCGATCGCCACGCCCCTTGCCGCAGAAGATGCGCACCCCGAAGCCGCACAGGCGCAGCAGCCTGCGGGCCACGATGACGACCAGCACACGGCCAATGTCTGCTCGGTCTGCGCCGTCCTCTCGCTTGCCAATAATTTCCTGTTCATCACGCCACCCGTGCTGGAGTTGCCGGGGGCTTTCGAACTTCTGTACCTGGTCCCCGGCGCCGAGTTCGCGCATCTCGGCTCGTCCGATCTCGCGTTCCAGTCTCGCGCACCGCCCGCCTCCTGA
- a CDS encoding DUF4159 domain-containing protein — MAGLPLTFAQPLLLLGLLSLPVLWWLLRVMPPRPRRIEFPPTRLLFDIRPREETPSRTPWWLTALRLAAAALVILAAAGPIWNPQTGIGGSNAPLVILLDDGWSAAGSWDTRIKAADELIANADNDRRGVALVPLSEPARDMTLMPAGTARVALRQISPKPHSIDRVDTLGALDRFLKATGDAEIAWLSDGVDTGRGAEFVENLAKTIGERKLTVFEGGAAPAQALVAAENAAAKMTVKVLRTTGGVAAGVVRAIDAKGSPIGEARYAFGMQDRESEAAFDLPVELRNDISRLEISGERSAGAVQLLDKRWRRRAVGVVTGATSDTAQPLLASTFYLARALSPFADVRLGERGAPQQVIAQFLDQRLPMIVLADVGTLSPEIRERLNAWIDQGGVLIRFAGPRLAQADDDLVPVKLRRGGRTLGGSLTWEKPQHLASFAADAPFAGLAVPKDVTVNRQVLAEPDAVLATKTWASLEDGTPLVTGEHRGRGIVSLFHVGADSRWSDLPMSGSFVEMLRRLVDMSGYTTKPGAGVASEATNVETVAPLRTLDGFGAFGPPPSTAKPMPADYRDRATAEHPPGFYGPADGPIAVNTLASADRIAPLDTSPLRAQRASYTNAEPRDLRGILLSSSLVLFLIDAVVVAILGAGLAALWRRRTAAATVLLALILVAASTTPSPTRAQGNDEFAINSVSQTRLAYVVTGNADVDSIVKAGMAGLTLFLAQRTALEAGDPVGVDPARDELAFFPLIYWPVVPGAPKPPQDAINRIDAYMKQGGTVLFDTRDAVEAPPGENGASQTSGMRTLREILSSLDVPELEPVPREHVLTKTFYLLRDFPGRFTSGQTWVETLPREDDDEAASRPARGGDGVSPIIITSNDLAGAWAHRPDGQPMLPLTPNEPRQREFAFRSGVNIVMYTLTGNYKADQVHAPALIERLGQ; from the coding sequence ATGGCGGGCCTCCCCTTGACCTTTGCGCAGCCGCTGCTTCTGTTGGGCCTGCTGAGCCTGCCGGTGTTGTGGTGGCTGTTGCGCGTGATGCCGCCGCGGCCGAGACGGATCGAGTTCCCGCCGACGCGGCTGTTGTTCGACATCAGGCCCAGGGAAGAAACCCCGTCGCGGACGCCATGGTGGCTGACGGCGCTGCGTCTCGCCGCCGCGGCGCTGGTCATCCTTGCCGCCGCAGGTCCGATCTGGAATCCGCAGACCGGCATCGGCGGCAGCAATGCGCCGCTGGTGATCCTGCTCGACGACGGTTGGAGCGCGGCTGGAAGCTGGGACACCCGGATCAAGGCCGCTGACGAACTGATCGCCAATGCCGACAACGATCGCCGCGGAGTCGCGCTGGTTCCGCTCTCCGAACCCGCACGCGACATGACGCTGATGCCGGCCGGTACCGCGCGCGTTGCGCTGCGCCAGATTTCACCAAAGCCCCATTCGATTGACCGCGTCGACACGCTTGGCGCGCTCGACCGCTTCCTGAAGGCCACTGGCGACGCCGAGATCGCGTGGCTGTCCGACGGCGTCGATACCGGGCGCGGCGCCGAATTCGTCGAAAATCTCGCCAAGACCATCGGCGAGCGCAAGCTGACAGTATTCGAGGGCGGCGCGGCGCCTGCGCAAGCCCTGGTCGCCGCCGAAAACGCCGCGGCGAAGATGACGGTCAAGGTGCTGCGCACCACCGGCGGCGTCGCAGCCGGCGTGGTTCGCGCGATCGACGCCAAAGGCTCCCCGATCGGCGAGGCGCGCTACGCTTTCGGCATGCAGGACCGCGAAAGCGAAGCGGCGTTCGATCTGCCGGTCGAACTGCGCAACGACATTTCGCGGCTGGAAATTTCGGGGGAACGATCGGCCGGCGCGGTGCAATTGCTCGACAAGCGATGGCGGCGGCGCGCCGTCGGCGTCGTCACCGGCGCGACCAGCGATACCGCCCAGCCGCTATTGGCATCGACCTTCTACCTTGCCCGCGCTTTGTCGCCATTCGCCGACGTGCGGCTCGGCGAGCGCGGCGCGCCGCAACAGGTGATCGCGCAATTCCTCGATCAGCGGCTGCCGATGATCGTGCTCGCCGATGTCGGCACGCTGTCGCCGGAAATCCGCGAGCGGCTGAATGCATGGATCGATCAGGGCGGCGTGCTGATACGTTTCGCAGGTCCCCGCCTGGCGCAGGCCGATGACGATCTGGTGCCGGTGAAACTGCGGCGCGGCGGCCGCACCCTCGGCGGCAGCCTGACCTGGGAAAAGCCGCAGCATCTGGCGTCCTTCGCCGCCGACGCTCCGTTCGCGGGCCTCGCCGTGCCCAAGGATGTCACCGTGAACCGGCAGGTGCTGGCCGAGCCGGATGCGGTGCTCGCCACCAAGACATGGGCATCGCTGGAAGACGGCACGCCGCTGGTGACCGGCGAACATCGCGGCAGAGGCATTGTCAGCCTGTTCCATGTCGGCGCCGACTCGCGCTGGTCTGACTTGCCGATGTCCGGCAGCTTCGTCGAGATGCTGCGGCGGCTGGTCGACATGTCCGGCTATACCACGAAGCCCGGTGCTGGCGTTGCGAGCGAGGCGACCAATGTCGAGACGGTAGCGCCCCTGCGCACACTCGACGGTTTCGGCGCATTCGGACCGCCGCCCTCGACCGCCAAGCCGATGCCTGCGGATTATCGCGATCGCGCCACCGCAGAACATCCGCCGGGCTTCTACGGCCCGGCCGATGGCCCGATCGCGGTCAACACCCTGGCCTCGGCCGATCGCATCGCGCCGCTCGATACATCCCCGTTGCGAGCGCAGCGCGCCAGCTACACCAATGCCGAACCGCGCGACTTGCGTGGCATCCTGCTGTCGTCGTCGCTGGTGCTGTTCCTGATCGACGCGGTCGTGGTCGCGATACTGGGCGCGGGCCTTGCCGCTCTGTGGCGGCGGCGCACGGCGGCTGCCACCGTTCTATTGGCCCTGATCCTGGTCGCGGCCTCGACCACGCCTTCGCCGACGCGCGCCCAAGGCAACGATGAGTTCGCCATCAATTCGGTGTCGCAGACGCGGCTTGCCTATGTCGTCACCGGAAATGCCGACGTCGATTCCATTGTCAAGGCGGGCATGGCCGGACTGACGCTGTTCCTGGCGCAGCGCACGGCGCTGGAGGCCGGCGATCCCGTCGGCGTCGATCCCGCGCGAGACGAACTGGCATTCTTCCCGCTGATCTACTGGCCGGTGGTGCCGGGCGCGCCGAAGCCGCCGCAGGACGCCATCAACCGCATCGACGCCTATATGAAGCAGGGCGGCACGGTGCTGTTCGACACGCGCGACGCGGTCGAGGCGCCGCCCGGCGAGAACGGCGCGTCGCAGACGTCGGGCATGCGCACCTTGCGCGAAATTCTCTCCTCCCTCGACGTGCCTGAACTGGAGCCGGTGCCGCGCGAGCATGTGTTGACCAAGACGTTTTATCTGCTGCGCGATTTCCCCGGCCGCTTCACCTCTGGCCAGACCTGGGTCGAGACCCTGCCGCGCGAGGATGACGACGAGGCGGCCTCGCGGCCTGCGCGCGGCGGCGACGGCGTCTCGCCCATCATCATCACCTCGAACGATCTCGCCGGCGCCTGGGCGCATCGCCCGGACGGACAGCCGATGCTGCCGCTGACGCCGAACGAGCCGCGCCAGCGCGAATTCGCCTTCCGCTCGGGCGTCAACATCGTGATGTACACCCTGACCGGCAACTACAAGGCCGACCAGGTCCACGCGCCCGCCCTGATCGAACGGTTGGGGCAATAG
- a CDS encoding cation:proton antiporter, whose amino-acid sequence MTSSINVPVYSDALVLLGTAGVVIPLVRRFGLNPVLGYLGAGAILGPLGLGSFIESFPLLYWFTVVDPKNVSSIANLGVVFLLFLIGMELSYDRLKAMRRLIFGLGSLQIVLSTVAIGVVAALVGNKAPVALILGACLALSSTAIVVEILSRQRRLSTSAGRASFATLLAQDLAVAPLLLFISIFGASESGSVVATLVLALTNAAIALAVIVIVGRVVMRPLFRLVASVGMSDLFVATTLFVIVATGVAAAVAGFSMALGAFVAGLLLAETEFRKAIETAIDPFKGLLLGLFFFAVGMNVDFRELARDPVWLVTGAAGLIAVKAVILIFLARMFRLSWPASIEVGLLLGPGGEFAFVGIGLATTLGLIDANVSSFTVALTSLTMMLTPALSHVARRLAPMVREDKPLDPELAVAPSGGSGHAIVVGHGRVGQVVCAMLDRHQFKYIAVDNDAAAVPEQRRQGRTVFYGDATNPEFLKSCGLMEAAAVIVTINQPEGIDEIVAQVRALRKDLLVVSRARDADHARHLYRIGVTDAVPETIEASLLLSEAALIGLGVAMGHVVASIHEKRDEFRHELQKAVGSAGSAPIRTSGTKKRRFF is encoded by the coding sequence ATGACCTCGTCCATCAATGTTCCCGTCTATAGCGACGCGCTCGTTCTGCTCGGCACCGCGGGCGTCGTCATTCCCTTGGTGCGCCGGTTCGGCCTCAATCCAGTCCTCGGCTATCTCGGCGCCGGCGCGATCCTGGGTCCTCTCGGCCTCGGATCGTTCATCGAGAGTTTTCCACTTCTCTACTGGTTCACGGTCGTCGACCCCAAAAACGTCTCCAGCATTGCGAACCTCGGAGTTGTGTTCCTGCTCTTCCTCATCGGCATGGAGCTATCCTACGATCGATTGAAGGCAATGCGCCGCCTGATATTTGGGTTAGGCAGCTTGCAGATCGTACTCTCCACAGTGGCGATCGGCGTGGTCGCGGCCCTCGTGGGCAACAAGGCTCCGGTGGCCCTCATCCTTGGCGCGTGCCTTGCCTTGTCCTCGACAGCCATTGTCGTCGAGATCCTTTCCAGGCAACGACGACTCAGCACAAGCGCAGGCCGGGCAAGCTTCGCGACGTTGCTGGCACAAGACCTGGCCGTCGCCCCTCTCCTGCTTTTTATCTCCATTTTTGGCGCCAGCGAGTCCGGTTCGGTCGTCGCGACGCTCGTTCTCGCGCTCACCAACGCAGCCATCGCGCTCGCCGTGATCGTCATCGTCGGCCGCGTCGTGATGCGACCGCTGTTCCGTCTGGTGGCATCAGTAGGCATGAGCGACCTGTTCGTCGCCACGACACTGTTCGTGATCGTCGCCACGGGAGTGGCTGCTGCTGTGGCTGGTTTCTCCATGGCGCTCGGCGCCTTTGTCGCCGGGCTGCTGCTGGCCGAGACGGAATTCCGCAAGGCGATCGAGACCGCCATCGATCCGTTCAAGGGCCTCCTGCTTGGCCTGTTCTTCTTCGCCGTCGGCATGAACGTCGATTTCCGCGAGCTCGCCCGCGACCCGGTCTGGCTGGTTACGGGTGCGGCCGGCTTGATCGCCGTAAAGGCCGTCATCCTCATCTTCCTGGCGCGGATGTTTCGCCTTTCATGGCCGGCCTCTATTGAAGTCGGGCTGCTGCTGGGTCCCGGCGGCGAATTTGCTTTCGTCGGGATCGGATTGGCGACGACGCTTGGCCTGATCGATGCCAACGTGTCGAGCTTCACGGTCGCGCTGACCTCGCTGACCATGATGCTCACCCCGGCGCTGTCCCATGTCGCGCGGCGGCTGGCGCCGATGGTGCGCGAAGACAAGCCGCTCGACCCCGAACTCGCCGTTGCGCCAAGCGGAGGCAGTGGTCATGCCATTGTCGTCGGGCACGGCCGGGTGGGACAGGTCGTCTGCGCGATGTTGGACCGTCACCAGTTCAAATACATTGCGGTCGACAATGATGCCGCGGCCGTCCCCGAGCAGCGAAGACAGGGACGTACCGTCTTTTACGGTGACGCAACCAACCCGGAGTTCCTGAAGAGCTGCGGTCTCATGGAAGCCGCCGCTGTCATCGTCACCATCAACCAACCTGAAGGCATCGACGAAATCGTCGCTCAGGTCCGCGCGCTGAGGAAGGACCTGCTGGTGGTTTCGCGCGCCCGCGATGCCGACCACGCGCGGCATCTGTACCGGATCGGGGTTACCGACGCGGTGCCGGAGACCATCGAGGCAAGCTTGCTGTTGTCGGAAGCTGCCCTGATCGGCCTGGGAGTGGCGATGGGACATGTCGTCGCCTCCATCCACGAGAAGCGCGATGAGTTCCGGCACGAGCTGCAGAAGGCGGTGGGAAGCGCAGGATCCGCGCCGATTCGGACGAGCGGTACGAAGAAGCGTCGATTTTTTTGA